One segment of bacterium DNA contains the following:
- a CDS encoding adenylate kinase codes for MKLVLLGPPGSGKGTQAKRLAEKYGIPHVSSGDILRASLREEGCLDRETREIVRSGRLVPDRIAVGIVKKRLGEEDCGKGFILDGFPRTLPQAESLNGFLQESDIAIDRVLYLELSEEEAVKRLSGRRTCPRCGATFHLVFNPPHTLGLCDQCGTQLSQREDDKEVTVRERMKTYEKQTFPLIEYYQRQGLLVKINANRSINEVFEDLCKVLDGGS; via the coding sequence ATGAAGTTGGTTCTTTTAGGTCCTCCTGGGAGTGGTAAGGGCACCCAGGCGAAAAGGCTTGCAGAAAAATATGGTATTCCTCATGTTTCCAGTGGAGACATCCTGAGAGCGAGCTTGAGAGAGGAAGGTTGTCTGGATAGAGAGACTCGAGAGATTGTCCGCTCGGGCAGGCTGGTTCCTGATAGGATTGCTGTGGGAATCGTAAAGAAAAGATTGGGAGAAGAGGATTGTGGGAAAGGATTCATTTTGGACGGTTTTCCCCGCACACTTCCCCAGGCAGAATCGTTAAACGGTTTTCTCCAAGAGAGTGATATAGCCATCGATCGCGTTCTTTACCTGGAGCTAAGTGAGGAGGAGGCAGTTAAACGATTGAGTGGCAGGAGGACTTGTCCTCGCTGTGGAGCCACTTTCCATTTGGTGTTTAATCCGCCACATACTCTCGGTTTATGTGACCAATGTGGGACGCAATTGTCCCAGCGTGAAGATGATAAGGAAGTGACGGTAAGAGAGAGGATGAAGACTTATGAGAAGCAGACATTCCCTCTTATTGAATATTATCAAAGGCAGGGTCTTCTGGTAAAAATTAATGCCAATAGGTCAATAAATGAAGTCTTTGAGGACTTATGTAAAGTGCTGGATGGTGGCAGTTGA